The Candidatus Binatia bacterium genome includes the window TACGCGTTGAGGCCGGCGTAGTAGGGTTGGTCGGCGCAGTTGGTGCTGACTTCGTCGAAGAAGATGCCGTCGACGCCGTACCAGGTGTAATAGGCGTCGACGTCAGCCTGTACGGCGGACGCGCTGCGAGTTCCGTAGCTCGTGTACACATACCCCACCACGACGATGCCGGCCGCACGCGTGTGACCGATCTGGGCCACGTAGTTCGGGTCCTGTACCACTCCCGGTCCGCTGTTCGGGTTGACGATCGCCAGGCCGACCGTCGGAGCGGCGTTTTCCATCTGGGTCCACAGCGATCCGGGGTAGAAGTACGCGGGGACAGCGATGGTTTGCGCGGCAAGCGCGGTGGAGCCGGTGCCGAGCAGGCAAAGGAGGGAGACGAAGCCAAGGGTGCGCGGCATCGAAGAGGTTCTTCCCGCCTCGGATCGTAACACGTTTGCCGGACAGGTCGCCAAGGCGACCACAATCCGCCGCTAGAACCCGACCTGGATCTGGCCGCGGACCATAACGCCGTCGTCCCCGATCCGATACCCGGGAGCACTGTTCTGAGCCGGACTGTGGCGCACGCGCGTGGCGTCGACGGTGAACTTCCAGGTCTGGGTGCCGTTGATGAACCAGTTCGCGACCCCGCCGTACTCCGCGCCCCGGCTTCCGAAGCGGCCAAGGATGTGCGACATCCGCCCGCCGATCTCGACGTACCGCGGCACGATCATGTAACCCGTTTCCAAATAGAAGCCGTGGTCGAAGAAGCTGTACAAAGGCAGCGGCCCGTCGGCGTGCAGGCCGTCGATCCAGCGCAGGTAGTATTCCCAGTTCACACCGAGGCCCTTGTACTTGGCGGCAAAGTCGATCGCCCACAGGTAGATGTCGAACTCGTCGACCGTGATACCCGGAGCCAGAGCTCCGGTCTGGGTCAGGCGCGTACCGTCCGAGAGGCGGACGAAGTTTTGCTCGATAGACGGCTGACCCACCGGGCCGGGGCCGTCCTGCTCGGCCATCGTGAACGAGGTGCCCGTAAGGATCCCCGGGCTGGCGTGCCCTTCGAGGTCCGACCAGCCGCTACCGAAGTTGCCGAAAACGTCCCACCACACGGAGGTTGCCCAGGCGAAGTTCCGGTCGATGTCTTCGAACGTGAGATCGGTGGTGTTGAAGCCGTTCGAAAGCATGCTGCGGTAGTAGACGTCTTCGATCGGTTCGCCGAGCGCCCAGATGCCGATGCTGCGGTCGGGACGGAAGAACGTGGTGGCCATGGAACGGTCGGCGAAGCGCGTGGTCGTCGAACCCATGAGCCACTCACGGCTGCCGGGCACGAAGGCCTTACCGGCGTGCAGGATGAACGCATCGCCGAACAGGTAATAGATCCAGAAGTCGTGAATGATGACGTCGTGGTTGTCGTCGGTGTCGAAGTCGAAATTGATGAAGTAGCCGAGCTTTGGGTCCAGCGCGTAGCCGTCGAAGGTCAGGCGTCCGCGCTCGATCTCGAAGTCGTTGCGGTCCTCGATCGTGTACACCTTGCCGGAGCTATCGGTGTAGCGGCTCTCGTCGCGCTGAAATAGCGTGTAACGGAACTGCATGCGTCCGGTGATGCGCAGCCGGTAAGGCGTCTTCTCGCGATCCACCGGCTGGATGACGAAGCCCTTGTCGTAGCCGACCTGGAACGGACCCAGGGTCGTGCTGAGGGCGGCCTTGGCCTCGGCGCCCGTCGCCTCCGGCTGGCGCACCGTCTTCGGCACTTCGGTGCGGGGGGGCTGCGCGGCCGGCTCCGCGGCGGCCGGCGGCGGTTGAGCCTGGTCGCGGATCTGCTGGCGCAACTCCTCGATGACGCGATTCTGCTCGCGGATCATCTGCCGCATTTCCTCGAGCTGCTGCTCGACGTCCGACGCCGTCCGTTTCCTTGTCTTCGGCGCCTGGGCGCGAGCCGGCCCGGCAGCGAGGCAGAGGCCGACGCACAGCGCCAGCACGATCGAGCACATGGAGGTTCGGCGCGCCGACGCTCGGGACAGCAGCAGGGATATGCCCACGGTTGGTATCCTGTCGTACCGGATTACGCCCCCCGTCGGGTCGCCTTCCAATGTCCCCGCCGCGAAGCGCGCCAGCGTTTAGCAGACGGCCGCGCCGGGGTTCAAGGTCCCCCCACGCGACACGGTCACGATTTACGCGACCGCCGGTTCTGACGCCGGCCCGGCGGCTGCCGCCGGCTTTGCTTGGGGCGCGGCGGCAACTCCGGCGTCGGCTCTCCCAGACGCCGCAGCACGGTGAAGTCGATCTGCCGGCGCTCCAGAGACACATTCGTGGCCTCAACGACCAGGCGGTCGCCGAGTCTGTAACGCTGGCGGCGGCGCGCGCCGCAAAGCGCCTGCTCCGCCTCGATGTAGCGATAGCGGTCGTCGGTCAGCGCCTCGCTGCGCACCAGACCTTCCACGGGATAGGCGTCGAGTTCCACGTAAAACCCATAAGGCGTTATCGACACGATCGTGGCCGGCTCCGGCTCGAGCAGGTGTTCGAGCATGAACTCGGCCTTCTTCAGGTCGAGCATCGCCCGCTCGGCTTCCATCGCCTGGCGCTCGGCCTGCGAGCTGCGCACGCTGGACCCTTCGAGCGCCTCCGCCTGGGCACGGGCAACGTCGGCGTGTCCGTCGAATACGAGGCCGAGCTGACGGTGCACGAGCAGGTCGGGGTAGCGTCGGATCGGCGACGTGAAGTGGCAATACAACGGGAACGCGAGGCCGAAGTGGCCGACATTGGTGGTGCTGTACTGCGCCTGGGTCAGAGAGCGCAGCACCTGGCGCGACAGCACGCGGGCCAGACGATGCCCTTCGAGCCGATCGAGGAGCCGTTGTACGTCCTGCGGACGCGGTCGGCCTTCGTACCGGACGTGCAGCCCGAACGGGCCGAGGAACCGGTTGAGCTCGTCGATCGCTTCGGCGCTGGGCGGTTCGTGAACGCGGTACGGCAGTGGCACGTGCCGATCGGCGAGGAAGGTCGCCACGGCGTGGTTGGCTTCGAGCATGAATTCCTCGATGAGCCGGTGCGCGTCGTTGCGTTCGAGCAGGCGCACCCCGATGCTGCGCCCGGCCTCCGAGAGATCGACCAGTGCCTCGGGCAGGTCGAGGTCGAGCGAGCCGGCCTGCACCCGGTTGCGGTTGAACACCTGCATCAGGGCGCGCATGCGGTGCAGTTGCGGCAGGAGCGGTGCCAGTGTCGTACGCCAGGCGCGCACCTCGGGCGTGTCGGTCTCCGAGAGCACGGCGGCGACCTGGGTGTAGGTCAAGCGGGCCCGGCTGCGCATGACGCCACGGTAGAAGCGGGCATCGCGGCGGTGGCCGGCGTCGTCGTAGGTCATCTCGGCCACCAGCACGAGGCGATCGCGTTCCGGATTGAGGGAGCACAGCCCGTTGGAGAGCCGCGGCGGCAGCATGGGAATGGCGCGGTCCGGGAAGTAGACGCTGGTGCCGCGGCGCGCCGCTTCGGCGTCCAGTGGGGACC containing:
- the rnr gene encoding ribonuclease R, producing the protein MAELMNSLTDRFIALLEDKAPRPLSIPEMARMLDLGRYEQRTVKAVLEGQVAEGRLRRIGKTRYQWLRDVDKAPRATAASRTGRGRAAGGSRREQSGPGRRVEGRYTRVRAGYGFVEALGRDAARFPRDILIPAGSEGDALHGDRVAVAVKLRDRRAGRTAGEVVAVIDRAHECLIGKLERTRKGWVLVPDNELLPPVELLGDTLPRPDEAGLVARVRLTRPPSPNRWPGGVLDGVLGTADDPDVQFLSIAGEHGLRVEFPPEVLDAAGRCGDEPAARDLAGREDLRALPFVTIDGEMARDFDDAVCLEPAGADGHRLRVAIADVSHYVTPGSPLDAEAARRGTSVYFPDRAIPMLPPRLSNGLCSLNPERDRLVLVAEMTYDDAGHRRDARFYRGVMRSRARLTYTQVAAVLSETDTPEVRAWRTTLAPLLPQLHRMRALMQVFNRNRVQAGSLDLDLPEALVDLSEAGRSIGVRLLERNDAHRLIEEFMLEANHAVATFLADRHVPLPYRVHEPPSAEAIDELNRFLGPFGLHVRYEGRPRPQDVQRLLDRLEGHRLARVLSRQVLRSLTQAQYSTTNVGHFGLAFPLYCHFTSPIRRYPDLLVHRQLGLVFDGHADVARAQAEALEGSSVRSSQAERQAMEAERAMLDLKKAEFMLEHLLEPEPATIVSITPYGFYVELDAYPVEGLVRSEALTDDRYRYIEAEQALCGARRRQRYRLGDRLVVEATNVSLERRQIDFTVLRRLGEPTPELPPRPKQSRRQPPGRRQNRRSRKS